CGCGAGCGCGGCGCCCACGTAGATGCCGCCGGCGAAGAAGCCGACGAAGGCCACCAGCACCGAGGCCAGCGCCCACCAGGGCACGCCGGAGGTGGCGATGGCTGCCGCATGGTCGTGCATGCCGAACAGCGAGGCGCCGCCGATCAAGAGGCCGATCGCGACGATGAAGACGATGGCGATCATCGCGAAGCTCCGGTGGCCGTGGTAGCGGCAGTGGTGGCAGGTTGTTGCATGCCTTGCTGCGCTTCGGCCACGGCCTCGAGCGTCTCGGCGGCTTCGTCGACGTAGGTGCGTGCCATCAGCATGCGGTCCATGCCGTCGGCGTCACCGGCGGCCAGCTGGCGCACGGCGCGTGCACCGAGGGCCACGCAGGCCAGCAGCATCAGTACCAGGCCGGCGGCCCACAGGCCCTGCGGGATGGCCAGCGGCGTGTGCAGTGCCGACAGGTCGGTGGCGCCGAAGTCCCACGAGTCCTTGGTCAGGGAGAAGGCACCCCAGGCGAAGAAGCCGGTGGCCACCAGCAGGGCGAGCAGCGAGGCCAGGTGCAGCCAGACGCGCACCTTCAGCGGCATCTTCTGCACGAGCACGTCGATGCGCACATGGCCGCGCTCGAACAGCGTGCCCGCCAGCCCCCAGCTCATGCCGATGGCCATCAGGTAGCCGGTGACTTCGGTCGTCGCCTCGGTCGAGAAGCCCAGTAGGCGCCGCGCCGCGATGTCGAAGCAGATCAGCAGGGTGATCACCAGGTAGCACCAGCCGGCGATGGTCATCGCCTTGGCGCTCACCCATTCGAGCGCACGGAACATCACTTGGCCACGTACTTGATGCCGGTGATCGGGGCGATCACTTCGGTGTAGGTCGTCGCGCAGCGGTCGCCGCAGCGCTTGATCCAGCCCGGCAGCACTTCATCGGCCAGGTGCTTCCGCAGCGACGCGGTCACGCCGGCTTCGGGCTTGGCTTCGATCATCGGCTTCTTCATCAGCGTGTGCAGCTTGCAGCCATCCGCGCGGCCGACGTTGCAGGCGATGCCGTCGTTGGTGGCTTCGACGCCGAGCTTCCACTGGGCTTCCTGCACTTCGCTCATCGTCTTCTCGAACTGGCCGCGCACGGCCGGGTCGAGCTTGTTCCACCAGGCCAGGTTCACGAAGTAACCCGAGGTCGACCACGACAGCGGCAGCGTGTACAGGTGGGTCGTGACTTCCGGCCACTTCACGCCGTTGCCCGAGCCGGCGCCGGTGATGCCGCAGTCGACCGTGCCGCGCTCCAGCGCGGTATAGACCTCGCCGAAGGCCAGCGACACCGGCTGGCCGCCGAGCGACTTGATCAGGTCCGACGCGGACGGGCCGTTGGTGCGCACCTTCAGCCCCTTGAGGTCGGCCAGGCTTGCCACCGGCTTGCGGCAGAACAGCATCTGGCCCGAGAACGGGTAGGTCGCGACCAGCTTGATGCCCAGGCGCTCCAGGTCCTTGTTGGCGACCGGCACCATGGCGTCGGCCACCTTGCGGGCCTGGGCGATGTCGGCGTTCATGCCCGCGAGGTCGACGCCGTCGAGCATGGGCACGTCGCCCGACACGGTGGTCAACGGCGCGGCGGCGATGTCGACCTGGCCGGAGCGCACCAGGCGCAGCACTTCGGGGCCGTTCACGTTGCGTTCGGGCCAGGACGACAGCGTGACCTCGACGCGGCCGTTGGTGGCCTTGGCGATGCCGTCGCGCAGCAGCGGCTGGTCGACCTTGGTGTACTGCGGCAGGTTGGGCGCGACCTGCGTAATGGCCTGCACGGCGATCTTGGGACCGGCCGGCACTTGCGCGACGGCGGTTCCGGCGAGCAGCATGGCCGCCACGGCGACGGATGCGAGGGAAGACAACGAAGGCTTCATCGAGAACTCCTGGAGAAGGTGGAAAAACAGCGACTAGAAACTGGCGATGCGGTGGTTGAGCCAATCCGTCACCAGCATGCAACCCGGCGCATGGGTGATGCAGAACGACGGCTTGGCCGCCATCACGACGGACTGCGGCGTGACACCGCAGGCCCAGAACACGGGCAGCTCGTCGTCCATCACCGCGACCGGCTCGCCGAAGTCCGGCGCACCCAAGTCGGCGATGCCGATGAGGTCGGGCCGCCCGATGTGCACCGGCGCGCCGTGCACCTGCGGGAAGCGCGAGGTGACCTGCACGGCGCGGATGGCGTCGGCCGCCTTCATCGGGCGCATGGACACCACCAGCGGGCCCTGGAAGATGCCGGCGGGCACGGTCGGCAGGTTGGTGCGGTACATCGCCACGTTGCGACCCTCGGCCACGTGCCGCAGCGGCACGCCGGCTTCGAGCAGCGCCTCTTCGAACGAGAAGGAGCAGCCGATGACGAAGCTCACCAGGTCGTCGCGCCAGAGCGTGCCGATGTCCTCCACCTCGTCGACCAGCACGCCGTCGCGCCAGACGCGGTAGAGCGGCAGGTCGCTGCGGATGTCGATGTCGTCGCCGAGCGTCGGCAAGGCCGGGTCGCCCGGCTCCGACACCGCCAGCAACGGGCAGGGCTTGGGGTTGCGCTGGCAGAAGCGCAGGAAGTCGTCGGCCTGCGCCTTCGGCAGGATCGCGAGGTTGCCCTGCACGTGGCCCGGTGCCATGCCGGCCGTGTGACCACCGTAGCGCCCGCTGCGCATCAGCAGCCGCGCATCGCGGCCGGTGGGCGCCAGGGCGGCGAGGGAGGAGGTCGAGGCGCTCATTCGTAGTACTGGATCTCGAACATCACGCAGCCGGTGCGCGAGACGAAGGGGCCGTGCACGGCGCCCGGCGGGCGGCAGGCGAAGGTGTAGGGGCCGAAGGCTTCGCCGCCCTCGCCTTCGGCGTCGCAGCCGACCACCAGCTCGCCTTCGACGATGAAGACCTCTTCGTGGAAGTCGTGGACCACCGGCCGGTCGATCAGCGCGCCGGCCGACCAGCGGGCCAGCCGCGTGCGCGAGCCGGTGCCGGCCGCGGTGTCGAGGTTGTCGGCCAGGATGATCTCGTCGATGCGGCCGGCCGAGCAGGCCACGGGCGACCAGTCGGTGGACGCGTCGGCAGGACGGATCGCGAAGAACTCGCGATGTCTTTTGGCGGTCATGGATCTGTGCATGGCGCGCAGTGTTGTCGCGCGCCCTCACAGGGTCAAACGGGAAATTCTTTCGGCGACCGATAGCGTTTCGTGATGCACAGCCCTGGCGCACCCGGCCGCCCCAGCATCGGGCGTGCTGTGGGCCGGATCAGGGCGCGAGCACGTCGTCGCGGCAGGTCGCGATGAACTGCTCGCAAGCGGCCTGCGCCATGGTGATGAGCGCTTCGGCCAGGGGCGACGCGGGTTCCAGCCGCATGCTGGCCACCAGCGGCAGCGCGATCGGCACGGGGTCGACGTCGAGCACCACCAGCTTGCCCTGGCGCAGGTCCTGCTGGATCACCGCCAGCGGCAGCAGCGCCGTGCCGAAGCCGGTGCGCGCCAGGTCGATCATGGCGCCGAGCGACGAGAAGTAGCTCACCCGCAGGTTGGCGCAGCCGCCGGCGTTCTGCGCGATGTTGCGGTACACGCTCGACTCGCGGTTGAAGGAGATGATGGGCTGCTCCGCGATGTCGGCGAAGGACAGCAGGCTGCGCGACGGGAACTTGAGCGCCAGCGACGGGCTGG
The sequence above is drawn from the Variovorax sp. J2L1-78 genome and encodes:
- a CDS encoding TRAP transporter substrate-binding protein, whose amino-acid sequence is MKPSLSSLASVAVAAMLLAGTAVAQVPAGPKIAVQAITQVAPNLPQYTKVDQPLLRDGIAKATNGRVEVTLSSWPERNVNGPEVLRLVRSGQVDIAAAPLTTVSGDVPMLDGVDLAGMNADIAQARKVADAMVPVANKDLERLGIKLVATYPFSGQMLFCRKPVASLADLKGLKVRTNGPSASDLIKSLGGQPVSLAFGEVYTALERGTVDCGITGAGSGNGVKWPEVTTHLYTLPLSWSTSGYFVNLAWWNKLDPAVRGQFEKTMSEVQEAQWKLGVEATNDGIACNVGRADGCKLHTLMKKPMIEAKPEAGVTASLRKHLADEVLPGWIKRCGDRCATTYTEVIAPITGIKYVAK
- a CDS encoding cupin, translating into MTAKRHREFFAIRPADASTDWSPVACSAGRIDEIILADNLDTAAGTGSRTRLARWSAGALIDRPVVHDFHEEVFIVEGELVVGCDAEGEGGEAFGPYTFACRPPGAVHGPFVSRTGCVMFEIQYYE
- a CDS encoding TRAP transporter small permease subunit, whose amino-acid sequence is MFRALEWVSAKAMTIAGWCYLVITLLICFDIAARRLLGFSTEATTEVTGYLMAIGMSWGLAGTLFERGHVRIDVLVQKMPLKVRVWLHLASLLALLVATGFFAWGAFSLTKDSWDFGATDLSALHTPLAIPQGLWAAGLVLMLLACVALGARAVRQLAAGDADGMDRMLMARTYVDEAAETLEAVAEAQQGMQQPATTAATTATGASR
- a CDS encoding putative hydro-lyase; translation: MSASTSSLAALAPTGRDARLLMRSGRYGGHTAGMAPGHVQGNLAILPKAQADDFLRFCQRNPKPCPLLAVSEPGDPALPTLGDDIDIRSDLPLYRVWRDGVLVDEVEDIGTLWRDDLVSFVIGCSFSFEEALLEAGVPLRHVAEGRNVAMYRTNLPTVPAGIFQGPLVVSMRPMKAADAIRAVQVTSRFPQVHGAPVHIGRPDLIGIADLGAPDFGEPVAVMDDELPVFWACGVTPQSVVMAAKPSFCITHAPGCMLVTDWLNHRIASF